In Labeo rohita strain BAU-BD-2019 chromosome 16, IGBB_LRoh.1.0, whole genome shotgun sequence, one DNA window encodes the following:
- the LOC127178981 gene encoding ras-related protein Rab-39B-like: MSAVMNGTKCLYSFKIVMIGEDNVGKSCMLYRYINGSFPETINCTMGADFTRHILEVEPGVRVQLQIWDTTGNKAFWNHQLVQFYIAQSAGCLLVFDLGNRETFSFIKRQYTEVCNTVNPYTVLFVLVGHKCDITEREVNHEEVEQFASELGAPYIETSARTGHNVAEAFELLTQRIYQGYLSGEVRLHESWGKIHENKTNKDEPTENGKCCVS; encoded by the exons ATGTCAGCTGTCATGAATGGTACTAAGTGTTTGTACAGTTTTAAAATCGTAATGATAGGTGAAGATAATGTGGGCAAGTCGTGCATGCTGTATCGATACATAAATGGCTCGTTTCCAGAGACAATAAACTGTACCATGGGAGCGGACTTCACAAGGCACATCCTAGAAGTGGAGCCTGGGGTGAGAGTACAGCTACAGATTTGGGATACGACTGGTAATAAAGCGTTTTG GAACCATCAGCTTGTCCAGTTTTACATTGCTCAGTCAGCTGGATGCCTGCTGGTGTTTGACCTGGGCAATCGTGAGACTTTCAGTTTCATTAAGCGTCAATACACAGAGGTGTGTAATACAGTGAATCCATACACTGTCCTCTTTGTACTCGTGGGACACAAGTGTGATATAACAGAGCGGGAAGTGAATCATGAGGAGGTGGAACAGTTCGCAAGTGAATTGGGAGCGCCGTACATCGAGACCTCAGCCAGAACAGGTCACAATGTGGCAGAAGCTTTTGAGCTTTTAACCCAACGCATTTATCAGGGCTATCTGAGTGGAGAAGTGCGCTTACATGAAAGCTGGGGCAAGATTCATGAAAACAAGACCAACAAGGATGAGCCAACTGAAAACGGCAAATGCTGTGTCTCATAA